In one window of Candidatus Paceibacterota bacterium DNA:
- a CDS encoding LamG domain-containing protein, translating to MTLVSIKLLTRFLALLLLLPALFLAGKAEASAVSSAQALGAMGTTNGLVGWWTFDSGYVTGSQVRDKSLYANHGTLTSMSKVQGKIGQALSSNASWSAISASQYVAVPDSASLRLGSTLTISAWFKTSGNAAGEMSILRKDTLNNAPNRYLWGLLMNTNNTVSAEYYNGTDFFSTSAGAYGDNQWHHAVETINGTTITLYIDGIAQTPTTITGSQNAPDGELDIAADGPWGPGGVNARGYNFNGSIDDVRIYSRALSASEIKALYQLGTSKITASPTKVSAQSTTNGLVGWWTFDTPDSGSTYTIDKTGNGHMFTTQSGTNCTPQFVTAKISRGISLTPTATTNGQKCYLLGANNSGISGNASITLSQWVKLRDTTTSGAGLFTGDRNGGAGAAIGTFFNLRGAGAVSVEYASGNSVATAAGALTANKWYLVTIVKSPGAANTTTQIYVNGVLQAISGTPTTVTPNITNSVYYFGVFGNAESDGIFSGQADDMRVYDRALSANEVYSLYTLGGAKVTASPALVSAQSTTNGLVGWWTFDAVDRTTGVMLDKSGNGKNGTVTGTSIIAGKIGQGLYFPKNGANNTVNLGNNFGPTNANSWTYSAWFNRGQVPGATAYFILGKYSAGSAVLMGDSGGTQMYCSLRVAATIASPAVSNVYKDGKWHHMVCVKTNSAQYLYIDGRLVGSDNKNLGGVYNDGGVNMYIGDYGAPAEPWKGGIDDVRIYNRELSANEIYSLYMYGK from the coding sequence GTGACACTCGTAAGCATTAAACTTTTAACTAGGTTCCTCGCGCTCTTGCTTTTGTTGCCTGCGCTATTTTTGGCCGGCAAGGCAGAGGCGTCTGCAGTTTCGAGCGCGCAGGCTCTGGGCGCGATGGGCACGACGAATGGCCTTGTTGGCTGGTGGACGTTTGATTCAGGATACGTAACAGGTTCGCAAGTGAGGGATAAAAGCTTATATGCAAATCATGGGACATTAACAAGCATGAGTAAAGTGCAGGGCAAGATCGGCCAAGCTCTGTCGTCTAATGCTTCATGGAGCGCAATTAGTGCATCGCAATACGTCGCCGTGCCCGATAGCGCAAGCCTGCGGCTGGGTTCTACGCTTACGATTTCGGCTTGGTTTAAAACGAGCGGGAATGCGGCAGGTGAAATGTCGATTCTCCGAAAAGATACGCTTAATAATGCTCCCAACCGCTATCTTTGGGGTCTATTGATGAATACGAATAATACAGTATCTGCGGAGTACTATAACGGTACAGACTTTTTTTCTACGAGCGCCGGTGCCTATGGAGATAATCAATGGCATCATGCGGTCGAAACAATAAACGGTACAACAATAACCTTATACATCGACGGAATTGCCCAGACCCCGACAACGATAACCGGTTCGCAAAATGCGCCGGATGGAGAATTGGATATTGCTGCAGACGGCCCATGGGGACCAGGCGGAGTTAACGCACGAGGATATAACTTTAACGGCTCTATCGACGACGTGCGCATTTATAGTCGTGCATTGTCTGCGAGCGAGATTAAAGCTCTGTACCAGCTCGGTACAAGTAAGATTACGGCAAGCCCGACGAAAGTTTCCGCGCAGAGTACCACGAATGGCCTTGTCGGCTGGTGGACTTTCGATACCCCAGATTCAGGGAGTACTTATACAATAGATAAGACTGGTAATGGTCATATGTTTACAACACAGAGCGGGACGAATTGCACGCCGCAATTTGTAACCGCGAAGATAAGTCGAGGAATATCGCTTACGCCAACAGCGACCACAAATGGGCAGAAATGTTATCTACTTGGTGCTAATAATTCTGGCATCTCTGGTAATGCGTCTATAACCTTATCGCAGTGGGTGAAATTGAGAGATACAACAACATCCGGCGCAGGTCTTTTTACGGGTGATCGTAACGGTGGTGCTGGTGCGGCTATAGGCACCTTCTTTAATTTGCGCGGAGCAGGGGCTGTTTCGGTCGAATACGCTTCCGGCAATTCTGTCGCAACAGCCGCAGGTGCATTAACGGCAAATAAATGGTATTTAGTGACCATTGTTAAATCTCCCGGCGCGGCAAATACAACCACGCAGATATATGTGAATGGTGTACTACAGGCGATATCCGGTACTCCGACCACGGTAACCCCTAATATAACAAACAGTGTTTACTATTTTGGAGTATTTGGTAACGCCGAGTCAGACGGTATTTTTTCAGGGCAAGCCGACGACATGCGTGTCTACGACCGCGCCTTGTCGGCCAATGAAGTTTACTCATTATATACACTCGGTGGCGCGAAGGTCACAGCCAGTCCAGCGCTAGTCTCGGCTCAAAGCACCACAAATGGTCTCGTCGGCTGGTGGACGTTTGATGCTGTGGACAGGACTACCGGTGTAATGTTAGACAAAAGTGGAAATGGGAAAAATGGGACAGTGACAGGGACAAGTATTATTGCAGGGAAAATTGGACAAGGGTTGTATTTCCCAAAGAATGGCGCTAATAATACTGTAAATCTGGGCAACAACTTCGGGCCAACCAATGCGAATAGTTGGACATATTCCGCTTGGTTCAATAGAGGGCAAGTCCCTGGCGCCACCGCTTATTTTATTCTGGGAAAATACTCTGCTGGTAGTGCAGTATTGATGGGGGATAGTGGCGGTACTCAAATGTATTGCAGTCTAAGAGTTGCAGCGACCATTGCGTCCCCGGCAGTAAGCAATGTGTATAAGGACGGTAAATGGCATCATATGGTCTGTGTAAAAACAAACTCCGCACAGTATTTATATATAGATGGTAGACTTGTGGGTAGCGATAACAAGAATCTTGGCGGAGTATATAACGATGGCGGAGTAAATATGTATATTGGTGATTATGGCGCGCCGGCTGAACCGTGGAAGGGCGGAATCGATGACGTGCGTATTTATAACCGCGAGTTGTCGGCCAATGAGATTTACTCATTATATATGTACGGGAAGTAG